The Acidobacteriota bacterium region CCCGGCGAGCGCGATTACCACGATAAACAAAATCGCCAGTCCGGTAACGAATCCTGAAACCGGACCGAGTTCGGTGCGGGCGATTTCGGCAAGCGATTTGCCTTTGCGACGAACCGAAGCAGCGAGAATGATGAAATCATGCACGGCTCCGCCAATGGTTACGCCGATGACCAGCCACAACAGTCCCGGAAGAAATCCGAACTGCGCGGCAAGCACGGGACCGACGAGCGGACCCGCGCCGGAAATCGCCGCAAAGTGGTGACCGAACAAAACCCACTTGTTGGTCGGGTAATAATTCTGCCCATCATACAACGTATGCGCAGGCGTTTCGCGTGAATCATCCAACGCCATAACCTTGGCTGCAATAAAGGCGCTGTAATAACGGTATGCAATGGCTAAGAAACACAACACCCCAATCATGATGGGTAACGCGCTCATAAATTTCCTCCGCTAGGGTTTTGAGAGAACTTCCAGTTGGAGGTTTGAGTATAGGCGGTCACAGGTCGCTTGCCAAATGTTTCGCTTCTATTTCGACAGCTTCGCAGCGCGTTGCTTTTTAAGTTCTGCATAAAAATTCTTTTCAGAATTAGCGATGAAATTTTTCAACCCTTGCGGGTCAATAAACGGATTGCCACCCAGATGATTCGCCGTTCGTTCAAGCTTTCGCTTTAACTTAAAAAACGAGGCGTGCTGTGCCAGGAAAACATCACACGACAAAGTCTTCAACACCTGAAACGTGCGCTGATAATCACTGATGATATTCGGGTAATTCGGCGTATCAATCAAACTGTAACCGGGCACGCTGGCGCTGCCGGTGAACACAACATTATAAGAGCGATTGCCTTCACTCGCTTTCATCGTCCAGGTCGTACAACCTTTGGTATGACCGGGGGTGTGGTATGCGGTTAAGGTGATGCCGCCCAGTGTAACGGTATCTTTATCGTTTAACCTGCGGTCGGCAGTCACAGGTTTGAAGGTCAATTTATCTCCAAAATAGAAATCGCCCTTCCCGCCGCTTTGCAACAGCTCGGCGTCTTCTGCCATCGCCATAAATTTGGCTCCTGTAGCCGCTTTCAAGTCAGCCAGCCCGCCACAATGGTCATAATGGGCGTGACCGTTCAGCAGAATTTTTATGTCTTCGAGTTTGAATCCGAGTTCAGCGATATTTTTTTTGATTTGCGGCACGGTTTGCGCAAACCCGCTATCAATCAAGATATGTCCGCTAGATGTGGTGATTAAAAACGAAGTGACATCCGAAGCTCCGACGTAATAAACATTACCGATAATCTTGAACGGCTTGACGGGTTGATTCCACGACTGTTCGGTCTCACTGAGCGGCATCAGATAGTCGTCTTGATTTTGGACGATTGGTTGAAACGCATAAGCCGAGACCGACGGCATTTCCCCAGTTTGGCTTAATTGAAAACTGCAAATCGAAAATAGAAAGGTCAACACTCCGAAACAAATTTTCTTAAACATAACACCTCTTTCATTGATTGGATTGATGCGGGCAAAGATGCGTGGACGGATGAACGGGTTGGATAAAAATTTTATTTACGAAGTAAATCTGCCGCCGCGACGAATGGAAATCTCATTACGATAATCATCGCTTTCAATCAGTATCTGTCGGCACATCTCTTTCAGGCGCGAACGCAAGCGCACGCCGACTCTTTCGGTCAGGGTCTCATCATACGAAGAGCCAATCGCCATATCGAGATAATTGGAGGTAAAGATGGTGACTTTTTTATCGAGGTAACGTTTATTGATGATATGGGTCATGGTTTCCTGCACCCACTCGGTCGGTTTGCTGGCTCCGAGTTCATCAAGTACCAGGACTTCGGTTTCAAATATCGGCGAGAGGATTTGTAATTCGGAAGTTTTGGTATTCGGGTTATAGCTGTCTTGAATCTCTTTTAACAAATCACGGAAATCATAAAACATTCCGGGAATGCCTTTCATAATCAGCGATTTTAAAACCGAGACGGCAAGATGCGTTTTACCAACGCCGCAACTGCCTAAAAACAGTAAACCGACATCGACATTCGGATAATCTTCGACAAACCGACGGCAAGCCATCAACGCGCGAGTCAGCGAAGGAATATGGGTGCTGTAATTATCGAATGTTGAAGTGAAAAACCGTTGAGGAATGCGCGCTTGGGAGAGCAGGACTTCGGCGCGTGCAGCTTTTTTGCAGGGACAGGGACGAACCCCTTTTCCCTCGACAAGCTCCCAACCGGTTCCCCCACATTTCGGACAGGGAGAGAATTCAAATTCTGCTAAGCCAGCCGACATTCACTGAATCCCCAAAATTATTTGATGTGAGATGCTAATCCTGCCACCTAAATCGTCGGCGATTATATGTAACCGAAATGTAAATTGCAATCATAAAGATGGATGATTGAGTCAAATGATTGAATTGGATTGAGATAAAATTTTATTCGTAACGTAAACATTCTATCGGGTCTAACCGCGAGGCTTTTCTGGCGGGCAAAACCCCGAAAATCAGCCCCACCAAAACCGAAACCACCATCCCGGCAACCACCGCCCAGAGCGGAATCGAAGCGGGCAAGGTAGGAAAAATGACGATGATAATTTGACTGACGATAACCGCTAAAACCACACCGACAATGCCGCCGAAAAAGGTGAGGGTCATGGCTTCGAGTAAAAATTGCCAGACGATATCGCCGCGTCTTGCGCCGATGGCTTTACGCACACCGATTTCTGCGGTTCGTTCGGTGACGCTTACGAGCATAATGTTCATCACGCCGATGCCGCCCACCAGCAACCCGACGCTTGAAATGGCGATGGCAATCAAGCCGACAACTTGCGTGATATTGTCGAATTGCTGAATGATGCGATCAGCCGTATTCAAATCGAAATTATTCGGGTCGTTATATTTGACGCCGCGCTGTTTTCTCAGAATGCCTTCGACCTGATCGAGCGCCGTATAAATTTGCCCGCTTTTGGCGCGAATCATCAGAAATAAAAACTCGCTGCGCGGCGATAGCTTTTGCGCGGTTCGCAAAGGGATGTAAATCGCCCCGTCTTCTTCGCTCTCGCCAAACATCCCGCTCTTGCGTTTTTCCAACACGCCAATGATTTCAAATTCGCTTCCCGCCATCATCACCTTTTCGCCGGTGATGCGGCTGCGGTTGGGAAACAAGGCTTCTGCCGCGTCCACACCAATCACCATGACTTCGCGACGATGTTGGTCGTCGATTTCATTGATGAACCGCCCTTCACTGAGGCTGATATTTGACGTGGTCGCGAAATTAGGAGAGACCCCCGAAAGACGCCCCTGTTTAAAGGTTGTGCCTTTGTAGTTGAGGGTGCGATCAATTTGCCAGATGAATAACTCGGCAGAAACATCCTCAACCGCATCGGCTTGTTCGAGGATGGCTTGCGCATCTTCCAGTTTCAAAGGTTTGCGCGCCCATTCGCTGCGGTCACGTGGCCCCGCCTGAATGCCTGTCGATAAATGAAAGGCGTAAATATTATTCGTCCCGTATTCTTCGATGTATTTCACGATGCTTGAACGCATCCCGGTGAGTAGCGACGCCACCACAATCACCACCACCACGCCAATAACCACGCCCAGCACCGTAAGAAAACTGCGGAATTTATTGGCGCGGATGTTATCAATCGCCATCAATATGGTGTCTTTGGGGATAATCGAAGTGATGCTCAGTCTTGATGATTCCTGTACGGCATTGGCGTATAAAGTTTCTCTCGGTGTGAATGAATTGCTTGCCACGTTTGCCTCTTAATTTTTGGTCAATGCTTTGATGGGGTCTAACTTTGCCGCTTTGAAAGCCGGGTAAATTCCGGCAATCAATCCGATGATGGTTGAAACCCCCAATGACAACGCGATATAGAACACGGTAATCGTCATGGTCATCGGAGTAGTTGAACTGATGAGTGATGAAATCCCGGATGCCAGGAGTAATCCCAACACCCCGCCAAACGAGGTGAGCAGCGAGGATTCAATCATAAACTGCGTCAGGATTTGATTGCGGGTTGCACCCAGAGCTTTGCGAAGTCCGATTTCAAAGGTGCGCTCGGTAACGCTCACCAGCATAATGTTCATTACGACAATGCCGCCCACCAGCAGTGAAATCATGGTAATCGGCGTAATCACAATGGCGATTGCGCCGGTGAATTGATCGGCAGTTTCAGTAAATTGCTCGACATTCACCAATCCGAAATCATCATCTTCGTTGCCTTTTAACTTATGATAATTTCTCAGGGCAACGCGCGCCTGTTCGATGGTCTTTTCAAACGATTCGCGATTTTCGGCTTTGCCGTGGAGTTGTAAACTTTGCCGCCTGCCGAATAGTCTGCCAAAAGTGGTAATCGGAATATAGAGGTGATTATCGAGCGATTGTCCGAACATCGAACCGCGTTTTTCTTCGACGCCGACAACCGTCAAGGGAATGTCGCGAACTTTCAGTTCCTTACCAATCGGGTCGGTGCCCTCAAAAAATTTATCCTTCAAATCATAACCAATCACCACAACGTAAGAGGCGTGGTCAATTTCGTGGGGAACGAGAAAGCGTCCCTCGACGACGGTTTTGTCTTCGATTTCACCCATGTTCGCCGTGACCCCGGCGACCTGCGTGCCGAACAATTCCTGACCGTTGATTTTCAAATCGACGCGATCATTGACTTGCGCGCCAACCGCCGCGCAAAACGTGCATTGCTGTTGTAGCCACTCAAAATCTTCAAAGGTGAGTCGCTTGTTGCGCTTGTCCATGCGTTCCCACTCGTCATCACTCACTCTGCCATGCGTCACCATGCGGGCAATCATAAAATGGTTCGCGCCGAGCACTTTTGATACTTTATCGAGCACATAGGTTTTGAGTCCGCTGATTGCCGCGCCGACGACCACCACAGATGCCACTCCGATAATAATGCCGATGAGGGTTAAAAAGGCTCTGAGTTTATGAGCAAAGATTGATTGCAGGGCGATTTTCGTCGCATCTGTGTAAAAAGAGTAAAAACTCTTCATTGACTGCTTCCCTTAATTTCTGGATTTAGTTATAGACACCTCGCTGTACGGCAAGCGCCGGAAGAATGTTTAATTATTTTTTGTAATCAAGAAATCCACTTAACGCGACAGGCGTTTGAGTGACCGTTTGAGTACCGCCTGAATCGTCATCTCGCCATCTTCGCGCATCGCTGATGACACGGCTTTTTCAGCCAGTGGTTTCGGGTAGCCAAGCGCAATCAAAGCGGCAACCGTATCTTCCTGAATCGTCAAATCGGCAACCGTCGATTCGGGCATTGCGGCAAGCTCTTCTTCGGCAAGCGTGATTTTGCCGAGCTTATCACGCAATTCAACCACCACTCGTTCGGCAGTTTTACGACCGACACCGGGAATCGTGGTCAGTCGTCCGAGGTCATTTTTTTGAATCGCAGTGATGAGTTCCGGCGCTTGCATTCCTGAAAGCATGGTGATGGCGACTTTGGGACCGATGCCGCTCACACTCACCAATTTCAGAAAAAGTTCCTTATCGCGAGCCGTGGCAAATCCGTAAAGCAACAACGCATCTTCGCGAACGTGTGTATGAATTTTTAAAGTGACTTCCGAACCGATTTCTCCGAGAACATAAAAGGTGGTAATCGGAATGGTGACTTCATAGCCCACGCCCCCGACATCGATGATGGCATTGTTGGGCTGTTTCGAGGCGAGTTTTCCGGTCAGTTGTGCGATCAATTGCTATTTTCCTCCTGCTGCTTTTTGCCTGAGTTTACGCAAGCCTTTGATGGACTGTCAACGAAGTCATTGGGCATACTTTCAGGTGTGACAGGCGATTAACGTGTGCTAGAATTCCCCTTGATTCTAATCATAAAAATCACGACTGCCAGAACATATGAATAGGTTATCCGTAGGAGGAACATTTACCTTGTTTGAATCTTTGCGAACCTTTCTTCCGTCCGTTTTTCGTCGCAGCTTGGCAATTACCAGTTGGTTATTGGTTTTTACTTTGATGCCGCACTTCGCTTGGGTCGCGGCTCAGGAAGAAAAGAAACCGGTTGAACAAGAAAAAAAGCAGCCCGAAGATAAGAAAAAGCTGCAAGAGGAATTGAAGAAAGACACGACGAAAATCGCGTCTCCGAAAGAGGTCGAAAAAACCGGAAAGAAAGAGAAAGAGGCTGCCCCGCAAATCACGCCGGCAGAAGCCGTCGCCGAGTTTGTGATTATCGCTTATGGAACGCGCCCTGCGCTCAAAGCCGCGCGCGCCAACATTCAGGAAGAGGGCACCATTCGCCTGGCAACCGACCAGGGCGACATCACCGGCACATATCTGCTGCGGCAAACTATGCGCGAAAAATCCACTGATGATTTATTACGGGTTGATTTGGATTTGACCACTCCCGATTCGGCGCAACGCCAGGGCGCGGCAAGTTCGGTTAAATATGTCATCGCTTATAATGGCGCGTCGGTCTGGTCAGCACAAAATGCTCAATACATCAATCCGCGCCCCGAAGCCGAAGCCGCATTCAAAGCCCAACTCACACATGAATTCGCTGCATTGCTGCGGTATAAAGAGGATGGTTCAACACTGGAATTGAAAAAACCGGAAACCGTCGTCGGGGTTGAATGCAATGTGCTGGAAATGACTTCCAAGGATGGCTCAAAAACCACTTATTGGATAAGCGCCAAAACCTATCGCGTGGTTCACGCCGAATACACGGTTGCCTTAACCGAGGGACAACCGCCCGTGAAATACCGCATTTCATATTTTTATACGCCATTCAGAGTCGTACAAAATACCCTGGTTCCATCGCGGCGCGTGATGTATCAGGATGGCAAATTCGTTCAGGAAATCACCATCAATCAATTGAATTATTCGGTTAAACTTGACCCGGAAATTTTTTCTCACCTCCCTTAAAATACACCAATGCCGCAACGCTTTAACCATTCTGGTTTCGGTTAACGCATTGCGGCATCTGTTTACTTCGAGAAATAGTCTTCGATACTCAACCCGACATTTTCCTGAAAGCGTTCGGCAAGCGACGGAATATCATCCACCCGCTCATCAAGCGTAATTCTTTCCACGCGCCACATCGGGAAGAAGAGTTGCGTGAGTCCGATGTTTCGTTCACCCCGCGCCAGCATTCGCGTCCAATCATCAAAGGTGTTCAAATCAATGCCGCGCATATACACGCCCGCTTGATTGATTTCCTGAACCAATCCCCAGAGCTTTTCTCTCGGTGAATGGAGATAGATAATCACCGGCGCGTTTTGCCCGATGCCGACTTTTGCAGTTTCAGATTCTTCGCTCATAGGTTTTAAAACTCACCCTACAACTGACGCTCACAAACCACTGCTCAACGCAAAAATTTTCGTTGAGCAGTTTTTGACCGCCCATGCAAATTCATACCTACCGTTCAACAATCATCGCGATGCCTTGACCGCCGCCGATACATAGCGCCGCCAGCCCGCGTTTCGCGTCGCGTCGTTGCATCTCATAAAGCAAGGTTACAAGAATTCGCGCGCCGCTTGCGCCAATCGGATGACCGAGCGCAATCGCGCCGCCATTGACATTCACCTTCGCCGAATCGAGTCCAAGTTCGCTGACCACCGCGAGGCTTTGCGCCGCAAACGCTTCGTTGAGTTCAAACAAATCAATATCGCTCAAATTGAGATTGGCTTTTTCCAACGCCCGACGAATGGCGGGAACCGGACCCATGCCCATAATTCTCGGCTCAACCCCTGCCGAAGCATACGCGACAATGCGCGCTATCGGCGCAACCCCGGATTGCGCGGCTTGCCTGTCACTTGCAACCACCAACGCTGCTGCCCCGTCATTGATGCCCGAAGCATTGCCAGCGGTCACTGACCCGCCATCGCGTTTGAATGCCGGTTTGAGTTTGGCTAACGATTCCGCCGTGGTTGCGGCGCGCGGGCGTTCATCGGTTTGAAAGGCGACGGGGTCGCCTTTCTTTTGCGCCAGCATCACCGGGACGATTTCATCTTTGAATTTGCCATCGCCAATTGCCGCAAGGGCGCGCTGTTGACTTTCCGCAGAGAACGCATCCTGCGCTTCGCGGCTCACGCCAAATTGTTCAACGATATTTTCTGCGGTAATCCCCATGTGACAATGTTCCATCGCGCAGGTCAAACCTTCGGCAACCATATAATCGATGAGTTCGCCATTGCCCATGCGATAGCCCCAACGCGCATTTGCCAGCAAATAAGGCGCGCGACTCATGGATTCCATGCCACCGGCAACGATTAAATCGGCATCACCGGCATTGATGGCTTGCGCCGCAAGCGCGACGGCTTTGAGTCCCGACCCGCAAACTTTGTTGACCGCAAATGCCGGAACCGTTGCTGAAAGCCCAGCGGCAAGCGCCGCCTGACGCGCCGAGTTCATGCCGTTACCGGCTTGCAACACATTTCCCAGAATCACTTCCTGAACCTGACCACGTTCAATTCCCGCGCGTTCAATCGCGGCATTAATGACAAGACGTCCCAGTTCAGTAACCGGAACATCTTTTAACGACCCGCCAAATCCACCGATGGCGGTTCGCGCTGCACCAAGTATCACTGCTTTTGACATATCAACCCCATGATTTAAAAATATGATTACTTCCGATTTGGTTTGGTAACTTCAAACTCTTTGGTAACGGCTTCGCTCCATCGTCCGTCAGCTTTATTTTGAATAGCAACCTGAACCAATCCGGGAATGATTTCATCCGGCAATCGAACAATGAACATCTCGTTCAAACTGACAGAATAATCTGCAAACTTCAGAGTGAATTCTTTTCCTCCCTGAATAAAGCGTATGCGGAGATTGTTCGGGTCAAAATCGAGTCCAAATGCAGTTATTGTGACATAACGAGCATTCGGGTTGTATTCAGGGAAATCACGCCCCGCATCAATCGCCATTTGTCGCATCATGCGTAACGGCGATAAATCCTGATTAGTCGCTTCGTTCACTTTTTTAAGCGTGGGCGGCACCACTTCATTAACGATTTCCAGAGGAATGCTGTCACTCAAACCAGCCTGTTCTCCACGCGCCGGATTAAAAACTCTCAAGGTGACATTGCCGATCAATTCCTTTCCTATTCTTATGACTAAAAAAACCGGTAGCGATACATCCTGACCTGGCATAAACTCCGCCGAATTTCTTTCAGGCTTCAACACGATACGTTGAGAATTTTGCTCAAGGATGATTCGAGTTTCCATAGGGTTTGGAACCAATCTTTTAATATCATTAACAAACACCATTACCGATTGACCGACCCCGATTCGGGATTGACTCAAGGACATGATGACCGGCTTTAAGACTTCGGCTTTGGTAAAATCAGCAACCTCTATTTTTACCGAATCCGGTTCGCTGACAAAACCATGCGCACGTAATCGCACTTCCATTTCGGCTTCACCCGGAAGCAAATCAAGCGGCGTGGTTACGGTTACGATATATCGTGGCGCTCCAAAATTCATCTGTCTATCATCTATAAATTTCGGATCATTGCGTTCAACTCTGGCAAATACTTCACGTTTGATTGCGCTTTGTTTGAAAGTGACCAGAACGGCTGAATCAGGGGTTTCAGGATCAACGAGTGGCGTAAGGTTAATTTCTTCTTCCTGCCCTCGTTCAAAAATCGGTTTTGGAGGCGTTTTGCCGGGCAATTTGTTGGTCGGAAGGTTCTGAGGAATTTCAACTGTTTTCACAGCAAACCAAATCTTCGGAGTTAATGGTTTATTGACCACTTTAAATTGAAATTCATCGCTGCGTTTATCACGATAAATCACCACCGCCGTCGCCTCACCTTCTCTGAGACCTTGCGGCACGGTGAATAAAACTCCCTGAAAAGTTGCCAATTCGGCAGGAAGAGTTTCCTTATTCGGCTCAGAAGTTTTCTCAGCCGATGAATTCCTCTGTTGCAGAACTTTCATATTGAGCATCGTCGCAGCCGCAGAGCGAACCTTTGCTTGATAACTTACGCCTTCTTGCGTGACGACCACTTGAAAACGTTCGCTGGGAATCAAGGTCATCGGATTACTACTGATGCCATCAACATAGAGTTGCAGTAACTGACCGGGAAAAGCTTCCGCTGAGGTCACCTTTTTAACAATGCGAATTTCGCTTTTTTGAGCCAACGTAACTGACGAAAGAAATACGACAACTGGAAGAACAAGCAGAACTTTGTTTTTCACTCCTATACCTCCGCGAAGAAAATTAGGAAGCCTAAAATTTGACTAGCATTTTTGTGGAAAGATGATTTACCGGTCAAGGTGCATATAACATAATGACTCCAAACACATCGAATTATTTGGAGGTTACCCGCACGTTATCGAATAACTGATGACTTTGCGAATAACAGAAAAGCCCGATTTTTCCTTGCTTATATGACTGGTCACGCACTTCGCATAAAAGTTTGCCATCTTTGAAGGCGCGAATGATATCGCCGGTGGCTTCTACTTCAATAAAAATTTCTTTGCCCCGGTCGTAGCCTTTTTTATCTGACCAAAGCTCAGTGTAATCCGCGCCTTCGCGCTTGTCTAATCGCATCAAGGGACCGCCGCTCAGGGTATCATCGAGAAAAAACAATCGATAAAAATGGCTCTCATCTTTAAAGCGAACGACCACACCGAAGCCGTCATCATCTTCGGGCTTTGCCGTTACTGCCAAGCGATAGTCTGTCCAATCGGTGTCGCCCGCAACTATAAATGTGCCGTACCAGCGACCGAGAAAATCGCCGCGCTTGCCCCAGATGTTGCTGCGCTGGTGCAACCAGCCATCTTTTTCGACCCGCCAATTCGCGGGAATTTCGACCGTATCGGGGTCTTCGATGACTTGCCAATTGTCTAAATTGTTATCGTAAAATCGCTCATCAAGCAGCGGGCTTGAACAGGAGGATAGCAGGAGTAAAAAAATAACCAACAATGACAGGAGGGCGATTCGCATAGAACGTTAAACCCATCAGTCTGCGGCAAGCGACATGGCAGCGGGTTTTAAGGCGCGCAACCGTTCGACTTCGGTGATGCCTGATGGGTAGGCTTGATAGAGCGCAAAGGATTCAACATTGATGCAGGAGAGCGGGCTGTTTTCAAAGCCGCTGGTGTCAATGCCCACACAACTGCCGTGAATATAAATGCCAAATTTTCGTCGCCCGTCTTTTGGCAGGTAATGCGTCGGCGTGTGACCGAAAAAACAGAGTTTGCCGTGATAGTTCCTGAAAAAATCCATGTCGCGCGTCCATATCAAGACATCGGAATCAATCATCGACGGATGCTCGCCCGGCACCAGTCCCGCATGAACATAAATCGCCTGCTCGTCTTCATGATAAAACGGCAGGCTGTTACAGAAATCAATATGTTCCTGAGGAATTTTGATGTCCGAAATGTCTTCGATTTCCGATAAATTGATGCCATACGAAGCCAGGGTAATCTGTCCGCCATTTTCGGGAATCAACCATTGCAATTCGCCGTATTCCAGGCAATCGAGCATCATCTGTTCATGGTTTCCGCGTAAAACCACAACCTGGGGATTGGCTTCACAAAGTTCGATCACGCGACCGACAACGCCCGGCGAACTTATTCCCCGGTCAATCAAATCGCCGAGAAAAATAATTTTATCTTTTTTTAAATCCCAGGGGACATCGCGGATGAGTTGATCAAGTAAATCCAGTCTTCCGTGTATATCGCCAATCACAAATGTTGCCATCTCACTCCACCTTGAACCATCACTCACGAAACAGTAAATCACTGTTTCCAGTGCTAATCAAACCCTGAACCATTTAGGGGGCTTCAAGCAAGAAATCGTTAGCTGCTTGAAAAGCTTTCTGCAATTGCGAGAGGTCTTTGGTTTCGACACTTTTCTGAATCGCTTGCAGTTCGATTATAACCTCTGCAAGTGCAGAAGCAATATAATCCGTGTTCGCTTCAACGATGTCTTCCCATACAGACCAACTGCTTTGCGCCAGTCTCGACATATCGGCAAAGCCTCTTCCGGCAATGGTGAGTGCGGCTTTCCCTTGCGATTTTTCAACCGCCAGCGCCACAGCAATCGACAGCAACTGCGGCGCATGCGAAATGCGCGCGACCATTTCATCATGCTGTTCAGCCGTTAAAAGTATCGAACGACCGCCGATTGTTTGAACCACCCGTTTGATGTTTTCTAAGGCTTCTTTTGATGGCGGGCGCTGGTTATCGGCAACCATCACATAAGGCGCATGTTTAAATAAATCCGCACTGGCAAATTCGACGCCTACGCGGTGCGAACCCGCCATCGGATGCCCGCCAATAAATTGCACCCCGTCAGGCAAACACTCATTGGCGATTTTGCAAATGTCGCGTTTGGCGCTTCCGGCATCCGTCACCAAAGTTCCGGGTTTAATCAATTGCCCCTTTTCCTTAATAAAATCAATAATCGCGCTGACCGGAGCCGCCAGATAAATCAAGTCGGCATCGCTCACCTCGCCCTTTTCAAAGGCGTCATCAACGCCATCTATTACGTGATGCGTCAGCGCAGGTTCTAAAAATTTTTTATCGCCGCAACCGAAAATCTTTTCCGCCAGTCCCGCTTGTCTCAACGCCAGCGCAAATGAGCCGCCGATCAAGCCTACACCGAAAATCGTGACCTGTTTAAATAAACTCTCAGGTTGAGTTTGAGTCGGCGATTTCACAGCGCGTTTGATTTTTTTTACCGAAGGTCCGCTGATCCTGACGATATCTTTGACGCCCGGTAAAACTTCAAGGGTTTCCACATCCGAGGCTCTGACTTCCCGCGAACCGACCGCCCCCAGAATCGTATAACGCGCGCCGGTGGTGCGATAAATATCGAAACCCAGTTCAATAATTTTTTCCAAAACCTGAGAGACCTGCGCTTCTGTGGCGGTCTCTTCCATAACCACAATCATTACTTTTCCTCTTCCGCTTCGTTTATTGCATTCGC contains the following coding sequences:
- the bla gene encoding subclass B3 metallo-beta-lactamase, encoding MFKKICFGVLTFLFSICSFQLSQTGEMPSVSAYAFQPIVQNQDDYLMPLSETEQSWNQPVKPFKIIGNVYYVGASDVTSFLITTSSGHILIDSGFAQTVPQIKKNIAELGFKLEDIKILLNGHAHYDHCGGLADLKAATGAKFMAMAEDAELLQSGGKGDFYFGDKLTFKPVTADRRLNDKDTVTLGGITLTAYHTPGHTKGCTTWTMKASEGNRSYNVVFTGSASVPGYSLIDTPNYPNIISDYQRTFQVLKTLSCDVFLAQHASFFKLKRKLERTANHLGGNPFIDPQGLKNFIANSEKNFYAELKKQRAAKLSK
- a CDS encoding ABC transporter permease codes for the protein MASNSFTPRETLYANAVQESSRLSITSIIPKDTILMAIDNIRANKFRSFLTVLGVVIGVVVVIVVASLLTGMRSSIVKYIEEYGTNNIYAFHLSTGIQAGPRDRSEWARKPLKLEDAQAILEQADAVEDVSAELFIWQIDRTLNYKGTTFKQGRLSGVSPNFATTSNISLSEGRFINEIDDQHRREVMVIGVDAAEALFPNRSRITGEKVMMAGSEFEIIGVLEKRKSGMFGESEEDGAIYIPLRTAQKLSPRSEFLFLMIRAKSGQIYTALDQVEGILRKQRGVKYNDPNNFDLNTADRIIQQFDNITQVVGLIAIAISSVGLLVGGIGVMNIMLVSVTERTAEIGVRKAIGARRGDIVWQFLLEAMTLTFFGGIVGVVLAVIVSQIIIVIFPTLPASIPLWAVVAGMVVSVLVGLIFGVLPARKASRLDPIECLRYE
- a CDS encoding acetyl-CoA C-acetyltransferase, yielding MSKAVILGAARTAIGGFGGSLKDVPVTELGRLVINAAIERAGIERGQVQEVILGNVLQAGNGMNSARQAALAAGLSATVPAFAVNKVCGSGLKAVALAAQAINAGDADLIVAGGMESMSRAPYLLANARWGYRMGNGELIDYMVAEGLTCAMEHCHMGITAENIVEQFGVSREAQDAFSAESQQRALAAIGDGKFKDEIVPVMLAQKKGDPVAFQTDERPRAATTAESLAKLKPAFKRDGGSVTAGNASGINDGAAALVVASDRQAAQSGVAPIARIVAYASAGVEPRIMGMGPVPAIRRALEKANLNLSDIDLFELNEAFAAQSLAVVSELGLDSAKVNVNGGAIALGHPIGASGARILVTLLYEMQRRDAKRGLAALCIGGGQGIAMIVER
- a CDS encoding ATP-binding protein, producing the protein MSAGLAEFEFSPCPKCGGTGWELVEGKGVRPCPCKKAARAEVLLSQARIPQRFFTSTFDNYSTHIPSLTRALMACRRFVEDYPNVDVGLLFLGSCGVGKTHLAVSVLKSLIMKGIPGMFYDFRDLLKEIQDSYNPNTKTSELQILSPIFETEVLVLDELGASKPTEWVQETMTHIINKRYLDKKVTIFTSNYLDMAIGSSYDETLTERVGVRLRSRLKEMCRQILIESDDYRNEISIRRGGRFTS
- a CDS encoding prephenate dehydrogenase/arogenate dehydrogenase family protein, producing the protein MIVVMEETATEAQVSQVLEKIIELGFDIYRTTGARYTILGAVGSREVRASDVETLEVLPGVKDIVRISGPSVKKIKRAVKSPTQTQPESLFKQVTIFGVGLIGGSFALALRQAGLAEKIFGCGDKKFLEPALTHHVIDGVDDAFEKGEVSDADLIYLAAPVSAIIDFIKEKGQLIKPGTLVTDAGSAKRDICKIANECLPDGVQFIGGHPMAGSHRVGVEFASADLFKHAPYVMVADNQRPPSKEALENIKRVVQTIGGRSILLTAEQHDEMVARISHAPQLLSIAVALAVEKSQGKAALTIAGRGFADMSRLAQSSWSVWEDIVEANTDYIASALAEVIIELQAIQKSVETKDLSQLQKAFQAANDFLLEAP
- the ruvA gene encoding Holliday junction branch migration protein RuvA; the encoded protein is MIAQLTGKLASKQPNNAIIDVGGVGYEVTIPITTFYVLGEIGSEVTLKIHTHVREDALLLYGFATARDKELFLKLVSVSGIGPKVAITMLSGMQAPELITAIQKNDLGRLTTIPGVGRKTAERVVVELRDKLGKITLAEEELAAMPESTVADLTIQEDTVAALIALGYPKPLAEKAVSSAMREDGEMTIQAVLKRSLKRLSR
- a CDS encoding ABC transporter permease; the encoded protein is MKSFYSFYTDATKIALQSIFAHKLRAFLTLIGIIIGVASVVVVGAAISGLKTYVLDKVSKVLGANHFMIARMVTHGRVSDDEWERMDKRNKRLTFEDFEWLQQQCTFCAAVGAQVNDRVDLKINGQELFGTQVAGVTANMGEIEDKTVVEGRFLVPHEIDHASYVVVIGYDLKDKFFEGTDPIGKELKVRDIPLTVVGVEEKRGSMFGQSLDNHLYIPITTFGRLFGRRQSLQLHGKAENRESFEKTIEQARVALRNYHKLKGNEDDDFGLVNVEQFTETADQFTGAIAIVITPITMISLLVGGIVVMNIMLVSVTERTFEIGLRKALGATRNQILTQFMIESSLLTSFGGVLGLLLASGISSLISSTTPMTMTITVFYIALSLGVSTIIGLIAGIYPAFKAAKLDPIKALTKN
- a CDS encoding metallophosphoesterase, producing MATFVIGDIHGRLDLLDQLIRDVPWDLKKDKIIFLGDLIDRGISSPGVVGRVIELCEANPQVVVLRGNHEQMMLDCLEYGELQWLIPENGGQITLASYGINLSEIEDISDIKIPQEHIDFCNSLPFYHEDEQAIYVHAGLVPGEHPSMIDSDVLIWTRDMDFFRNYHGKLCFFGHTPTHYLPKDGRRKFGIYIHGSCVGIDTSGFENSPLSCINVESFALYQAYPSGITEVERLRALKPAAMSLAAD